In Arthrobacter sp. SLBN-83, one DNA window encodes the following:
- a CDS encoding threonine/serine ThrE exporter family protein, protein MNDRPEQPGYRPKTDGLPKTQPLTPAQLRQDAAARRMIRRLVQGENPPTAPLSIVDRLAGSPYANPTIQVGGVDQSARKTLDFALHLAETMFRYGAGALEVETSIIAVTAALGLKNIEVDITNQSVGINYAPKDQTPIALLRVVRSWTNNYAGLAKVHQLVTDIVAGGVGRDEAIRRLNEAITSPKPYPRWMVTAAFGVFAAVFVGVLGGGPVSSIIAFVANIGISLLARQLGRWRVPDFFITASCSFVVTILALLLWQFGLTASPSIVVVGGILLLLPTGRLVSSVQDAINGFPVTAAGRFLSTLLTFGAIVAGIAVAFVVGELTGLQRIDVTQTFPPAYDLWVLVVFVAAAVMAIGITEQTTWNLLLPTAAVGVAGYLVLLGCGLLGIGDRFSPAIAAVVIGLLARVVALRMGAPQLVVAVPAALILLPGLTIFRSMYVLTVEEAEILAGAGGMLSAGAIVLGTAGGIVLGDVLARPLTRSLASNERRRARRR, encoded by the coding sequence ATGAACGACCGGCCCGAACAGCCAGGGTACCGGCCCAAAACTGACGGCCTGCCCAAAACCCAACCGCTGACTCCTGCGCAGCTCCGCCAGGATGCCGCGGCCCGGCGGATGATCCGCCGCCTGGTGCAGGGCGAGAATCCGCCCACGGCCCCCCTGAGTATCGTTGACCGCCTGGCCGGCAGCCCGTACGCCAACCCCACCATCCAGGTGGGCGGCGTGGATCAGTCCGCGCGCAAAACCCTCGACTTTGCGCTGCACCTGGCCGAGACCATGTTCCGCTACGGGGCTGGTGCCCTGGAAGTGGAAACCAGCATCATTGCCGTCACTGCCGCCCTGGGGCTGAAGAACATCGAGGTGGACATCACCAACCAGTCCGTCGGCATCAACTACGCGCCCAAGGACCAGACCCCCATCGCGTTGCTGCGCGTGGTGCGCTCCTGGACCAACAACTATGCGGGCCTGGCCAAGGTGCACCAGCTGGTCACAGACATCGTCGCCGGCGGCGTGGGCCGCGACGAGGCAATCCGCAGGCTCAATGAGGCCATCACCAGCCCCAAGCCATACCCCCGCTGGATGGTCACGGCTGCGTTCGGTGTTTTCGCTGCCGTGTTCGTAGGGGTGCTGGGCGGCGGCCCGGTGTCCTCGATTATCGCGTTCGTGGCCAACATCGGCATCAGCCTCCTTGCCAGGCAGCTGGGCCGGTGGCGGGTCCCGGACTTCTTCATCACCGCCAGTTGCTCGTTCGTGGTCACCATCCTTGCCCTCCTGCTGTGGCAGTTCGGGCTGACCGCATCGCCGTCCATCGTGGTGGTGGGCGGCATCCTGCTGCTCCTCCCCACCGGGCGCCTGGTGTCCTCCGTGCAGGACGCCATCAACGGCTTCCCCGTGACGGCGGCGGGACGGTTCCTGTCCACGCTGCTGACCTTCGGCGCCATCGTGGCGGGAATTGCCGTTGCCTTCGTGGTGGGGGAGTTGACCGGGCTGCAACGCATCGACGTCACGCAGACGTTCCCGCCCGCCTACGATCTCTGGGTCCTGGTCGTCTTCGTGGCCGCGGCGGTAATGGCCATCGGCATCACCGAACAGACCACGTGGAACCTGCTGCTGCCCACGGCGGCCGTTGGCGTTGCCGGCTACCTGGTGCTGCTCGGGTGCGGTTTGCTGGGGATCGGCGACAGGTTCTCACCGGCCATTGCCGCCGTCGTCATTGGCCTCCTGGCCAGGGTGGTGGCCCTGCGGATGGGTGCGCCGCAGCTTGTGGTTGCCGTACCCGCGGCACTGATCCTGCTGCCGGGCCTCACGATCTTCCGCTCCATGTACGTGCTCACTGTTGAAGAAGCCGAGATCCTGGCCGGCGCCGGAGGGATGCTCAGTGCCGGGGCCATTGTGCTGGGAACAGCAGGCGGCATCGTCCTGGGCGACGTCCTGGCCCGTCCACTCACCCGGAGCCTGGCCAGTAACGAGCGGCGCCGGGCCCGCCGCCGCTAG